A genomic segment from Salvelinus alpinus chromosome 8, SLU_Salpinus.1, whole genome shotgun sequence encodes:
- the adam17b gene encoding disintegrin and metalloproteinase domain-containing protein 17, with translation MQIVFLFIVSLFLTNGATKPPAEVVDPEYDFLSSMLSDFEVLPLASLQTHSVQRRDLQTQTHVERHLSFTALQRHFKLYLRTNTELFTEDFSAVFVDEDGHEDSYEVNRQNFFTGHVIGEENSRVQAHIDDNDFSAHILTDGAEYNIEPLWRFTSAPPDGRLLVYRPEHIRNISRLASPKVCGYVKADSNDLLPESMRSAILEDEEEEPLVREKRQAHDHRKNTCPLLLVADHRFFQEMGRGEESTTLNYLIELIDRVDDIYRSTSWDDEYKGYGVQIQQIIIEKLPTRVPPGEAHFNMRGSPVEGKDVWDVKKLLEQFSVDIADNASKVCLAHLFTYQDFDEGTLGLAYVAPSRQGIPGGLCSEKCPPSSLETRAIYLNTGLTSTKNYGKTILTKEADLVTTHELGHNFGAEHDPDNIPYCAPREDQGGKYVMYPIAVSGDHVNNKLFSNCSKISIVKRLRNKAPVCFRERNSNVCGNSRVEQGEECDPGLLHINDDRCCTSDCKLRPTAKCSDRNSACCKQCQYEREGKVCQEPISATCKGRSYCTGNSSECPSPENAPDETVCLDNGECLDGVCIPFCEAVKNLQSCACNETNSSCKVCCRSTVGVCAPFQDDGGDYIYLRKGKPCTVGFCDGAGKCMKQVQDVIERLWDFIDKLDINTFRKFLADNIVGSVVVFSLVFWVPLSILVHCVDKKLDQQYEQTTKSLLFPSNAEFMSSLESASVRIFKPPAISALRFQASGPQQTSTPPIQAPTPARTPGAHVPTSTPSPSQSPLPPLESPRMATIQEDPSIDSHLDEEALEGDFPMGSSAPHSFEDLTERGPLARRSDKALSFRLQRQAHIRINSKETEC, from the exons ATGCAGATAGTCTTTTTATTTATAGTTTCTCTATTTTTAACGAATGGTGCAACAAAGCCGCCTGCGGAGGTTGTAGATCCTGAATATG ACTTCCTCAGTTCCATGCTTTCAGACTTTGAGGTGCTGCCCCTCGCCAGTCTCCAGACTCACTCGGTCCAGCGACGGGACCTCCAGACACAGACCCACGTGGAACGACATCTCAGCTTCACTGCCTTACAGAG GCATTTCAAGCTGTATCTGAGGACCAACACGGAGCTGTTCACAGAGGACTTCAGTGCCGTGTTCGTGGATGAGGATGGACATGAGGACAGTTACGAGGTCAACAGACAGAACTTCTTCACCGGCCATGTCATAG GGGAGGAGAACTCTAGAGTGCAGGCGCATATTGATGACAATGACTTCTCGGCACACATCCTCACTGACGGAGCAGAGTACAACATTGAG CCCCTGTGGAGGTTTACGTCGGCGCCCCCCGATGGCCGTTTGCTGGTATACCGTCCTGAGCACATAAGGAACATCAGCCGACTGGCCTCGCCCAAGGTCTGTGGCTACGTGAAGGCTGACTCCAATGACCTGCTGCCTGAGAGTATGAGATCAGCTATactggaggatgaggaggaag AGCCCCTGgtcagagagaagagacaggccCATGACCACAGGAAGAACACCTGTCCTTTACTCTTGGTGGCTGACCATCGCTTCTTCCAAGAGATGGGCCGCGGCGAGGAGAGCACTACCCTCAACTACCTG ATCGAGCTGATTGACCGCGTGGATGACATCTACAGGTCGACGTCGTGGGATGACGAGTATAAAGGATACGGGGTTCAGATCCAACAG ATCATCATTGAGAAGCTCCCCACCCGCGTACCTCCAGGGGAGGCCCACTTCAACATGAGGGGAAGTCCCGTCGAGGGCAAGGATGTCTGGGACGTGAAGAAGCTTTTGGAG CAATTCAGTGTGGACATAGCAGACAACGCGTCCAAGGTGTGTCTGGCTCACCTGTTCACCTACCAGGACTTTGACGAGGGGACCCTGGGCCTGGCCTACGTGGCCCCCTCCAGACAGGGCATCCCTGGGGGCCTCTGCTCAGAGA AGTGCCCTCCGTCTTCGCTTGAGACGAGAGCTATTTATCTCAACACAGGGCTCACCAGCACTAAGAACTATGGGAAAACTATTCTGACCAAG GAGGCAGACCTGGTGACGACTCACGAGCTGGGCCATAACTTTGGGGCAGAGCACGACCCTGATAACATCCCCTACTGTGCTCCCAGGGAAGACCAGGGGGGCAAATACGTCATGTACCCCATCGCTGTGAGCGGAGACCACGTCAACAACAAG CTTTTCTCCAACTGCAGTAAGATCTCCATTGTGAAGCGTCTGAGGAACAAGGCTCCAGTGTGCTTCAGGGAGAGGAACAGTAACGTGTGTGGGAACAGCAGGGTGGAACAGGGTGAGGAGTGTGACCCGGGACTGCTGCACATCAACGACGACCGCTGCTGTACCTCCGACTGCAAGCTCCGCCCCACAGCCAAGTGCAG TGACAGGAACAGTGCATGCTGTAAGCAGTGCCAGTATGAGAGGGAGGGCAAGGTGTGCCAGGAGCCCATCAGTGCCACCTGTAAGGGCAGGTCCTACTGCACAG GCAACAGTAGTGAGTGTCCGTCTCCTGAGAACGCCCCTGACGAGACCGTGTGTTTGGACAACGGAGAGTGTCTGGACGGTGTGTGTATCCCTTTCTGTGAGGCCGTCAAGAACCTGCAGTCCTGCGCCTGCAATG AAACCAACTCGTCATGTAAAGTGTGCTGTCGAAGCACCGTTGGAGTGTGCGCCCCATTCCAGGATGACGGAGGGGACTACATCTACCTCCGCAAGGGAAAACCCTGCACCGTGGGCTTCTGTGACGGAGCA GGTAAATGTATGAAGCAAGTTCAGGATGTCATTGAGAGGCTGTGGGATTTCATTGACAAGCTGGACATCAACACGTTTCGGAAGTTTTTGGCGGACAACATCGTGGGCTCTGTGGTGGTCTTCTCGTTGGTCTTCTGGGTCCCCCTCAGCATCCTGGTTCACTGTGTG GATAAAAAACTGGATCAGCAGTATGAACAGACCACCAAGTCTCTGCTTTTTCCGAGT AATGCAGAGTTTATGAGTAGTCTGGAGTCAGCCTCCGTGCGGATCTTCAAACCCCCTGCCATCTCAGCCCTGCGCTTCCAGGCCTCTGGCCCCCAGCAGACCAGCACTCCCCCCATCCAAGCCCCAACTCCAGCTCGAACCCCTGGGGCCCACGTCCCAACCTCCACTCCCAGCCCTAGCCAGAGTCCCCTGCCCCCCCTGGAGAGCCCACGGATGGCCACCATCCAGGAGGACCCCAGTATTGACTCCCACCTGGATGAAGAGGCTCTGGAGGGCGACTTTCCCATGGGGAGTTCGGCTCCACACTCCTTTGAGGATCTGACAGAGCGTGGGCCCCTGGCCCGACGCAGTGACAAGGCTCTGTCCTTCAGACTCCAGAGACAGGCCCACATCCGCATCAACAGCAAGGAGACAGAGTGCTGA